One part of the Paenibacillus silvisoli genome encodes these proteins:
- a CDS encoding peptidoglycan DD-metalloendopeptidase family protein, with the protein MAFFNEKGRVREVWNSFRQTFRNANPTDAQAGSMKRMLGKKPLILAAGAVALLTIAGFSGSHYVKAHTVDFVEVYHNGKLIGEVKTEDQVKDLISSKEKQMQEKNAGLHMVLDTGTITYSSKSAYNAEPDATATLTKLDGLLKSHAEGVELVVDGKRVGVVKDKATATALLKRVENKYAPKVKAGKAEVTALSYSADGSLKSKSALKSVKFVEKVATNSTDVQPTDIADPEQLYLQLIKGTVKPTKYTVKEGDCVGCIAHDFDISPQVIYERNKWIKDDMIKVGDVLDLTVLQPQVTVETVENVTETESIEPATVIQKNSNLKAGQTKVIREGKSGKKQLVYRLVKQNGYLMSEELISEVVLEPSVPAIVMKGTKVVLGEGSGRFSWPVTGHRLTSSFGQRWGTLHRGVDMVGNHNIMAADNGTVSFTGTRPGLGNCIIINHHNGYETVYGHLSKISVKKGQTVEKGDRIGIMGNTGHSFGTHLHFEVHKNGALQNPLKYL; encoded by the coding sequence ATGGCCTTTTTTAACGAAAAGGGTCGTGTCCGTGAAGTGTGGAACTCATTCCGACAGACTTTTCGGAACGCGAACCCGACTGATGCGCAAGCCGGCAGCATGAAGCGAATGCTTGGCAAGAAGCCGCTGATCTTGGCGGCAGGCGCGGTAGCCTTGCTGACGATTGCAGGTTTTAGCGGCAGCCATTACGTGAAAGCACACACCGTAGATTTTGTCGAAGTTTATCATAATGGCAAGTTGATTGGCGAAGTAAAAACCGAGGACCAAGTGAAGGACCTCATCAGCAGCAAAGAGAAGCAGATGCAGGAGAAGAACGCAGGCCTACATATGGTGCTTGATACTGGTACGATCACATACAGCAGTAAAAGCGCTTACAATGCAGAGCCTGACGCGACTGCAACGCTGACGAAGCTGGATGGTCTGTTAAAGTCCCATGCGGAAGGCGTAGAGCTTGTCGTTGACGGCAAGCGGGTTGGCGTCGTAAAGGACAAGGCTACCGCGACCGCGCTCTTGAAGCGGGTGGAAAACAAATACGCGCCGAAGGTGAAAGCGGGCAAAGCCGAAGTGACGGCGCTCTCGTATTCGGCCGACGGCAGCTTGAAGTCGAAGTCCGCGCTGAAATCGGTGAAATTTGTCGAGAAGGTGGCTACAAACTCGACGGACGTGCAGCCTACGGACATCGCGGATCCCGAGCAGCTGTATTTGCAGCTCATTAAAGGAACCGTGAAGCCGACCAAGTATACGGTCAAGGAAGGCGACTGCGTCGGATGCATCGCGCATGATTTCGACATTTCGCCTCAAGTCATCTATGAACGCAACAAATGGATCAAAGACGATATGATCAAAGTCGGCGACGTGCTCGATTTGACGGTGCTTCAGCCGCAAGTCACGGTAGAGACGGTAGAGAACGTAACGGAAACCGAATCGATCGAACCGGCTACGGTTATTCAGAAGAACAGCAATTTGAAAGCGGGCCAGACGAAGGTCATCCGCGAAGGCAAGAGCGGGAAGAAGCAGCTCGTCTACCGCCTTGTGAAGCAGAATGGCTATCTGATGAGCGAGGAGCTGATCAGTGAAGTCGTCTTGGAGCCGTCCGTTCCGGCTATCGTCATGAAAGGAACGAAGGTCGTGCTTGGCGAAGGCAGCGGCAGATTTTCCTGGCCGGTTACCGGACATCGTTTGACGAGCAGCTTCGGCCAACGGTGGGGCACGCTGCACCGCGGCGTTGATATGGTCGGCAACCATAACATTATGGCGGCGGACAACGGCACCGTGAGCTTTACCGGCACACGCCCAGGTCTTGGCAACTGCATTATTATCAATCACCACAATGGCTATGAAACGGTTTACGGCCATCTGAGCAAAATTTCCGTCAAGAAGGGCCAGACGGTGGAGAAGGGCGACCGGATCGGCATTATGGGTAATACCGGGCATTCCTTTGGCACACATCTGCACTTTGAAGTTCATAAGAACGGCGCTTTGCAAAACCCGCTGAAGTATCTGTAA
- a CDS encoding adenylosuccinate synthase, with translation MSTVVVVGTQWGDEGKGKITDFLADGADVVARYQGGNNAGHTIMIGNKKYKLTMIPSGIFNENKICVIGNGMVINPAALIDEINYIHEHGFSSENLKISDRAHLIMPYHLVLDGLEEERKGDNKIGTTRKGIGPCYMDKAARNGIRVADLMDAEEFETKLRRLVAEKNQVIEQVYGGETLNADEILAQYLGYAETLRPYVTDTSVVLNDAIDSNQKVLFEGAQGVMLDIDQGTYPYVTSSNPTAGGVCIGSGVGPSKIQQVIGVAKAYTTRVGDGPFPTELNNEIGDLIREKGHEYGTVTGRPRRVGWFDTVVVRHARRVSGITGLSLNSLDVLSGLETVKICTGYKLRGEVITHYPASLKLISECEAIYEELPGWSEDISNAKTLDDLPENTRRYVERVSELTGIPIAIFSVGRNREQTNPVMPIYV, from the coding sequence ATGTCAACGGTAGTTGTAGTCGGAACCCAGTGGGGAGACGAAGGCAAAGGAAAAATCACCGACTTTCTTGCGGACGGTGCGGATGTTGTAGCCCGGTACCAAGGGGGAAACAACGCAGGTCATACGATTATGATCGGCAATAAGAAATATAAGCTTACGATGATTCCTTCCGGCATTTTCAATGAGAATAAAATTTGCGTGATCGGCAACGGCATGGTTATCAACCCGGCCGCCCTGATCGACGAAATCAACTATATACACGAACACGGCTTCTCGAGCGAGAATCTGAAAATCAGCGACCGCGCGCATTTGATCATGCCGTATCATCTGGTTTTGGACGGTCTTGAGGAAGAGCGCAAGGGCGACAACAAAATCGGCACGACGCGCAAAGGCATCGGTCCGTGCTACATGGACAAAGCGGCGCGCAACGGTATCCGCGTTGCCGATCTGATGGATGCGGAAGAGTTCGAAACGAAGCTTCGCCGCCTCGTAGCGGAGAAGAACCAAGTGATCGAGCAAGTGTACGGCGGCGAGACGCTGAACGCGGACGAAATTTTGGCTCAGTACCTCGGCTATGCGGAAACGCTGCGCCCGTACGTGACGGACACGTCCGTCGTGCTGAACGACGCGATCGACTCCAATCAGAAAGTGCTGTTCGAAGGCGCGCAAGGCGTTATGCTTGATATCGACCAAGGCACTTATCCGTATGTAACTTCCTCGAACCCGACGGCAGGCGGCGTATGTATCGGCTCCGGCGTCGGCCCTTCGAAAATTCAGCAAGTCATCGGCGTAGCGAAGGCGTACACGACGCGCGTTGGCGACGGTCCGTTCCCGACGGAGCTGAACAATGAGATTGGCGATCTAATCCGCGAAAAAGGCCACGAGTACGGTACGGTAACAGGCCGTCCGCGCCGCGTCGGCTGGTTCGACACCGTCGTTGTCCGCCATGCGCGCCGCGTTAGCGGAATTACGGGCTTGTCCTTGAACTCGCTCGACGTGCTGTCCGGCCTTGAAACGGTTAAAATTTGCACGGGCTACAAGCTCCGCGGCGAAGTGATTACGCACTACCCTGCAAGCTTGAAGCTGATCTCCGAATGCGAAGCGATCTATGAAGAGCTTCCAGGCTGGAGCGAAGATATCTCGAACGCGAAGACGCTGGACGACTTGCCGGAAAATACGCGCCGCTACGTAGAACGCGTATCCGAGCTGACGGGTATTCCGATCGCGATCTTCTCCGTTGGACGGAACCGCGAGCAAACGAATCCGGTTATGCCGATTTACGTTTAA